The sequence ACTCGAAGGTTTTCTTCGTTGTTTTCATTGTTCGCTGTTCTTTCTGTTAGCACTTGTATTTCTGCGGGGAGAACGGCTTCTGTTCCATATGCAAGGCTGTAGGGGGTTTCACTATTGCTTCGTTTTGGAGTTGTTCTATGTGCCCACAGCACTAGGGGAAGCTCATCGACCCACCCCTTTCTGCATTTACCCAAGCATTTCTCTATCCCTTTGATTATGTCTCGGTTTGTTACCTCCACCTGTCCATTTCCTTGGGGATGATATACTGAGATGAAGCTTTGCTGGATTTTCAGTTGTTTGCGGAATTTTAGGAATATTCCCTCTGCGAATTGTTTCCCATTGTCTGATACTATTTCCTGGGGGACTCCGAACCTGCATACAATGTGTTCCCAGACAAATTTCTCTATCTGCTTACCGGTGATTGTTGCTAACGGTTTTGCTTCGGCCCACTTGGTGAAGTAATCAATTGCTACCAGTAGGAATCTTGGGCTTCCTGTTGTATCACTGATGGGTCCGACTATGTCTATTCCCCATTTCACAAACGGCCACGCAGATgtgacagagattagttcttgctTGGGCAGCCTTGGGACCTTTGAGTGGATTTGACAAGACTCGCAAGTTTGCAGTACCATCGTGGTGTCATGGTGCATTGTAGGCCAATAGTATCCTAGTCTCATGATTTTGGCAACTACGGACCTTGGACCCGCGTGTAAACCACATATCCCTTCGTGCATCTCTTGGATTATGATAGTTGCTTGCTTTGGCCCTATGCATCGAAGCCATGGGGTGAGAAAGGATCTTCGATATAGTGCTCCATTCATCATTTTGTACGAAGGTGCCTTTATCCTTATCTTCCTTGCTTCGTTTCTATCCTCTGGTAGTTTCCCTGTCTCGAGATATGCTTGTAGCGGAGTCATCCATGTTACCTCATCCTCTTGTATGAGGTCATTGACTTCTTCTTCTAAGATTGATTTCTTTTCTAGCACCTCCACCAAGACTTCTTTTGCGAGGTGCTCAAATGTTAGCGAAGCGAGTTTGCTCAGTGCGTCTGCCTTCTTATTTCGAAGCGAGTATGCTCAGTGCGTCTGCCTTCTTATTTTGACTTCTTCGAACATGCTCTATGTCGAAACTCTTGAAGCTTTCGATCAGTTCTTTTGCTTTTGACAAGTACTGTTGGATGGTGGGTTGCTTTTCTTCAAAGGTGCCCTTGATCTGGTTGCACAATAGCTGTGAGTCAACGAAGGCTcggagatgaaggattttcaattccTTCGCCATTCTCAACCCTGCTAGTAGAGCTTCGTACTCTGCTTCGTTGTTGGTTGTGTCAAATTCGAAACGGAGTGCATAAGTGAACTCTTTTCCTTCGGGATTTACTAACATTAGACCATCACCTGATCCATCGGAACTTGATGCACCGTCGGTGTACAACTTCCACTCTTCATTTTCGATCTTTGGGGTGATGACTTGGGTTGAGTTCTTTGTGTCTTCTTCATTTACACTATCTGTTTTGGCGATTAAATCTGCTAGAACTTGTCCTTTGATTGCATGCCTGACTCGGAACTCAATgtcatgttctcctaactcaatggcccatttggccattcTCCCCGATTTTTCAGGTTTCGAGAGCACTTGCCTGATTGGTTTGTTGGTAAGCACCACTATCTGATGTGCTTGGAAGTACCTTCGGAGTTTTCTAGCTGTGTGGACGAGTGCTAGAGTgagcttgatgatgtagcgtgagggtacgaaatatactattatttttaatacaaaatacgttacaaattacacaagttatttatttatttatagagtgggatatacctaaaccttgctacaacactataggcagtgtacctaatcgtagagtagtgtagtttttagtaagtccggttcgttccacagggagctggtgatacttactatatttatacaaaatatatataattatataagtagtaatatattataaaaggggagttttaccgtttaatgaccggtttgtcgattctatattttaagcgcaaagataaatgacgataattaaagtgcgtaaaataatgacaataaataaaatgacagtaaataaaattgcgagtaataaaatgacagtaaataaagatacgatgagaaatacaataaaagaattatgattatttaaacttccgtaatcatgatgtttaacgttttgattttaattaattgttactcgggttaattgtcctttgtcatggtttatttgatacctatctggtttttgtccataatagtccatcggtcataaatataaagtgcgagtgtcctcgtcaaattacccttatacccgaagtcaaatattccaactaattaaggatttaaactgtgacgcagttatcacttctgtcaacaattacaccagttatcactgtatgtaatccacccctgttttgattagatatgaatattaatttacccacttgatcagtttgaataatcaattacccaacccgaataattaattaaatgattataataggacaacgtcactaaataggacaaccataatcattattaattattaggttaattaatttgaagataggttcgacagactccaatgagttgtcactcaattagacaataccccccatctattaatagtcaatagtccaatttccacaagtgtcggtcttttgcccaaaccttaattatggtacaaaattcaataaccccgtcttaatattttagcccaacatcacgattacttcggctcaaataagcataataataacttagttacgagacattaaattaaaaaggaagaacatagcttacagtgatgattaatcgcgtagcgttacacggacagagttctgacttaaatccttacaatattcgctaacataccattattattattatctaaaattaaaattaaaattataatatatataaatatgtttacagAAAGATAGAAAGAGAGAATTGGGATAGATCTATAATCGATCAGAATTAGTTCTTTTATAGACGAATTTTGAATTCAaactttcacttatgaccccttaactatgctcaattaacaactttttattatttaatattattcttattatgaattatttaaatattatattttattcttgtgcatagttgactcgtaatttttacaccgttgcgtcgagcgttgagagttgactcatgtcccggttccggattttcgaacgtccttgcgtactattttatatcgtgtactttgcgttttgtaacttgtactcttgtcatttttagacgttcctcatcaataatttgaacctttttaattgtatgttgtacttttgagctttttggacctttgtgtcttcaattcgtcgttttcgccttttgtcttcgcacttatttaatataaacgaatattacttgaaaatggaacaattgcaactaaaatcttgtctttcttgggggataatgctatgaaatatatgttcctttttagccttatcaatatccccacacttgagcgttgcttgtcctcaagcaatatagtcttgaaaaacacttgaatcacttctttattcttcacactttgtacatcagtgacttcaatacggcgatatgaacaatgatagtaacaatgtggttaaaggtgggtgtgtcatccacagttgcctcgggtttaggtcaacgacacttgcaatcaaatagccgatttactttcggtttccaaagcaaagtgcacatttgaaaggcggtttacagtcccacatgactataaaaatttagatcctttaggaaataggatctttatgaaaacatttgatcttttgaaaattcaatctagcttttaccctagataagttttctgatttgatccaccattggtgttgcaaaatatatttgtggatcaatattttggctaaaaacatttaggttcgtgtaatccactgctatcccggtatcggaaagcacacatccagtttacttgttccgtatattacctttcggcaaactaccgtccggttgtaaaggaaagcgatgaacaagaaactgttaaggcaatgtcccgtgacatgcagatgattatggtcttttaacgtgtcggatgctagaactatccttggtaggagcgatagtaaagatcatcctatgatttttcggtctggcacaaggtcctgtctccgaccatgctatgcaaccaccgttcttacggttgacacccgatttggttcaggtgacctaatgaattccaggtgaattcctaggattttacgttcaatggtaatgaacgcattgaaaatggattttcagaaaacaaatcggtttgcaattttgataaaaatattttctcgttcaagctcgagtttagatatcattgaattccatgagtttgaattctcaatctttaaggtcaatctctaggattgagtaatatcagtcttaaaagctgatttttaatctttaaggagattatcctttctggggatctgattcattagtcttatcaagctaatttgcacggtgcccccccattgtacgagataaatccttctcatggttaggataaatctgaccacatggcgaccctgtttgatgctgaggtccgtggatttccagccgattttagtgatgacttttctagatttttcgtcaacctacagctggtctggacgacaacttcttgacctaaatcaagaagcgtgtgtctttttcggaagactttacttccttcaaatgatggaattgattcatcgtgtagatccatctttctttcaaaagtattatagtaaatcgggtaaaactgattagtatcatccaaaacaaaagtacctgcaataatcttgtacaaagatatgtgatagatagtttttaattgaataacttggtacattctccccacactt comes from Rutidosis leptorrhynchoides isolate AG116_Rl617_1_P2 chromosome 4, CSIRO_AGI_Rlap_v1, whole genome shotgun sequence and encodes:
- the LOC139840616 gene encoding uncharacterized protein, encoding MAKWAIELGEHDIEFRVRHAIKGQVLADLIAKTDSVNEEDTKNSTQVITPKIENEEWKLYTDGASSSDGSGDGLMLVNPEGKEFTYALRFEFDTTNNEAEYEALLAGLRMAKELKILHLRAFVDSQLLCNQIKGTFEEKQPTIQQYLSKAKELIESFKSFDIEHVRRSQNKKADALSILASK